In Paramormyrops kingsleyae isolate MSU_618 chromosome 5, PKINGS_0.4, whole genome shotgun sequence, one DNA window encodes the following:
- the crlf3 gene encoding cytokine receptor-like factor 3 isoform X1 — protein sequence MANTPRFTEKQGSRSMSIEVEVLLQEAKENIEAAQNYRAELQQRLHGLNQARKQVRGSASQTQEVLRRHFQELQAGVSRLLNERLGLLLEEVDAIEQDSVRPLDDCQKLIEHGVSAADELLREGEAAIRCGIGEKDDKLGSFTKKALQIQLDSLPEVPALVDVPCLSAQLDDSLLSAVTERIARHGSVAAHPPVQIEELVERPGGVLVRWCKVDDDFTVQDYRLQYRRGNASQYEDAYIGKDSEFLVLHLDPHTDHLFRVCARGDGRAEWSPWSVPQTGYTTLAPHEWRPNSDGYILSSRRNIAMRSDSPSSARVLYSSSPTYFCGQTLTFQIMAAGQVHKQDSLGVCVEDTSGAESLQKDRAVCISTNGAVFVNGKEMTNQLPAISPGSAVTFDMEVVGLFPMTNNNMNDGGNCKLRVTIGSGNREVVFDWLLDQGVDCLFFGCSFVYPGWKVLVF from the exons ATGGCGAACACCCCTAGGTTTACGGAGAAACAG GGGAGCCGCAGCATGTCTATAGAAGTGGAGGTGCTGCTGCAGGAGGCGAAGGAGAACATCGAGGCAGCGCAGAACTACAGGGCCGAGCTGCAGCAGCGTCTGCACGGGCTGAACCAGGCGCGAAAGCAG GTACGAGGCAGCGCCAGCCAGACGCAGGAGGTCCTACGGCGGCACTTCCAGGAGCTGCAGGCCGGCGTCTCGCGCCTCCTGAACGAGCGGCTCGGGCTCCTGCTGGAGGAGGTGGATGCCATCGAGCAGGACAGCGTGCGGCCGCTGGACGACTGCCAGAAGCTGATTGAGCATGGCGTCAGCGCGGCTGACGAGCTCCTGAGGGAGG GCGAGGCAGCGATCCGCTGCGGCATCGGGGAGAAGGATGACAAGCTGGGAAGCTTCACAAAGAAGGCACTGCAGATCCAGCTGGACAG CCTCCCTGAGGTGCCAGCGCTGGTGGACGTGCCCTGCCTGTCTGCCCAGCTGGACGACTCACTGCTGTCAGCAGTGACAGAACGCATCGCCCGCCACGGCAGCGTGGCCGCACACCCCCCTGTGCAGATCGAAGAGCTGGTGGAGAGGCCAGGGGGCGTGCTGGTGCGCTGGTGCAAG GTGGACGACGACTTCACGGTACAGGACTACCGGCTACAGTACCGTCGCGGAAACGCCAGCCAGTATGAGGACGCCTACATTGGCAAGGACAGCGAGTTCCTGGTGCTGCACCTGGACCCGCACACGGATCACCTGTTCCGTGTCTGCGCCCGGGGTGATGGCCGGGCAGAGTGGAGCCCCTGGAGTGTGCCGCAGACGGGCTACACCACGCTGGCACCACACG AATGGCGCCCCAACAGCGATGGCTACATTCTCAGCAGCCGCAGGAACATCGCCATGCGCAGTGACTCCCCATCCTCTGCCAGGGTCCTCTACTCCAGCTCTCCCACTTATTTTTGTGGACAGACGCTCACATTCCA GATCATGGCAGCTGGTCAGGTGCACAAGCAGGACAGCCTAGGGGTGTGCGTGGAGGACACGAGCGGCGCCGAGTCCTTGCAGAAGGACAGAGCCGTCTGCATCTCCACCAATG GTGCCGTTTTTGTGAATGGGAAAGAGATGACCAATCAACTGCCAGCCATCTCCCCTGGCTCGGCAGTGACCTTTGACATGGAAGTGGTTGGCCTGTTTCCAATGACCAACAACAATATGAATGACGGAGGGAACTGCAAGCTGAGGGTGACAATTGGTTCTGGGAACAGGGAGGTGGTGTTTGATTGGCTGCTGGACCAGGGGGTGGACTGCCTGTTCTTCGGCTGCTCCTTCGTCTACCCTGGATGGAAAGTCCTTGTCTTCTGA
- the crlf3 gene encoding cytokine receptor-like factor 3 isoform X2 — protein sequence MSIEVEVLLQEAKENIEAAQNYRAELQQRLHGLNQARKQVRGSASQTQEVLRRHFQELQAGVSRLLNERLGLLLEEVDAIEQDSVRPLDDCQKLIEHGVSAADELLREGEAAIRCGIGEKDDKLGSFTKKALQIQLDSLPEVPALVDVPCLSAQLDDSLLSAVTERIARHGSVAAHPPVQIEELVERPGGVLVRWCKVDDDFTVQDYRLQYRRGNASQYEDAYIGKDSEFLVLHLDPHTDHLFRVCARGDGRAEWSPWSVPQTGYTTLAPHEWRPNSDGYILSSRRNIAMRSDSPSSARVLYSSSPTYFCGQTLTFQIMAAGQVHKQDSLGVCVEDTSGAESLQKDRAVCISTNGAVFVNGKEMTNQLPAISPGSAVTFDMEVVGLFPMTNNNMNDGGNCKLRVTIGSGNREVVFDWLLDQGVDCLFFGCSFVYPGWKVLVF from the exons ATGTCTATAGAAGTGGAGGTGCTGCTGCAGGAGGCGAAGGAGAACATCGAGGCAGCGCAGAACTACAGGGCCGAGCTGCAGCAGCGTCTGCACGGGCTGAACCAGGCGCGAAAGCAG GTACGAGGCAGCGCCAGCCAGACGCAGGAGGTCCTACGGCGGCACTTCCAGGAGCTGCAGGCCGGCGTCTCGCGCCTCCTGAACGAGCGGCTCGGGCTCCTGCTGGAGGAGGTGGATGCCATCGAGCAGGACAGCGTGCGGCCGCTGGACGACTGCCAGAAGCTGATTGAGCATGGCGTCAGCGCGGCTGACGAGCTCCTGAGGGAGG GCGAGGCAGCGATCCGCTGCGGCATCGGGGAGAAGGATGACAAGCTGGGAAGCTTCACAAAGAAGGCACTGCAGATCCAGCTGGACAG CCTCCCTGAGGTGCCAGCGCTGGTGGACGTGCCCTGCCTGTCTGCCCAGCTGGACGACTCACTGCTGTCAGCAGTGACAGAACGCATCGCCCGCCACGGCAGCGTGGCCGCACACCCCCCTGTGCAGATCGAAGAGCTGGTGGAGAGGCCAGGGGGCGTGCTGGTGCGCTGGTGCAAG GTGGACGACGACTTCACGGTACAGGACTACCGGCTACAGTACCGTCGCGGAAACGCCAGCCAGTATGAGGACGCCTACATTGGCAAGGACAGCGAGTTCCTGGTGCTGCACCTGGACCCGCACACGGATCACCTGTTCCGTGTCTGCGCCCGGGGTGATGGCCGGGCAGAGTGGAGCCCCTGGAGTGTGCCGCAGACGGGCTACACCACGCTGGCACCACACG AATGGCGCCCCAACAGCGATGGCTACATTCTCAGCAGCCGCAGGAACATCGCCATGCGCAGTGACTCCCCATCCTCTGCCAGGGTCCTCTACTCCAGCTCTCCCACTTATTTTTGTGGACAGACGCTCACATTCCA GATCATGGCAGCTGGTCAGGTGCACAAGCAGGACAGCCTAGGGGTGTGCGTGGAGGACACGAGCGGCGCCGAGTCCTTGCAGAAGGACAGAGCCGTCTGCATCTCCACCAATG GTGCCGTTTTTGTGAATGGGAAAGAGATGACCAATCAACTGCCAGCCATCTCCCCTGGCTCGGCAGTGACCTTTGACATGGAAGTGGTTGGCCTGTTTCCAATGACCAACAACAATATGAATGACGGAGGGAACTGCAAGCTGAGGGTGACAATTGGTTCTGGGAACAGGGAGGTGGTGTTTGATTGGCTGCTGGACCAGGGGGTGGACTGCCTGTTCTTCGGCTGCTCCTTCGTCTACCCTGGATGGAAAGTCCTTGTCTTCTGA